The nucleotide window GTCCGCGAAGTCGAGGTACTTGTTATCGAGTTCCGAGAGCGCCTCGCGACCGACGATGTTCACGAGGTCGCGGAGGTCCTCGCCCTCCGCGTACGCCGCGAACATCTGGTCTTTCACGTCGGCGTGGTCCTCGCGGGTGAGCCCCTCGCCGATCCCGTCGTCCATCAGCCGCGACAGGCTGGGGAGGACGTTGATCGGCGGCTGGAGGCCCTGACTGTTGAGGTCGGGGTCGACGTAGATCTGCCCCTCCGTGATGTACCCGGTCAGGTCCGGGATCGGGTGGGTGTCGTCGTCGCCCGGCATCGTGAGGATCGGGATCTGCGTGACCGACCCGTCGCGGCCCTTGATCCGGCCCGCGCGCTCGTACAGCTGCGCCAGGTCGGTGTACATGTATCCGGGGTAGCCACGACGGCCCGGAACCTCCTCGCGGGCCGCGCCGATCTCGCGGAGCGCCTCGCAGTAGTTGGTCATGTCCGTCAGGATGACGAGGACGTGGTAGTCCTTCTCGAAGGCGAGGTACTCGGCCGTGGTGAGCACCATCCGCGGCGTGACCGTCCGCTCGACGGCGGGGTCGTCCGCGAGGTTCATGAAGACGACGGAGCGTTCGAGCGCGCCGGTGCGCTCGAAGTCCTGCATGAACTCGTTGGCCTCCTCTTGGGTGATCCCCATCGCGCCGAAGATGACGGCGAACTCGGAGCCGTCCTCGTCGTCGCCCTCCTCCTCTTCGGGCACGCTGGCCTGCCGCGCGATCTGCATCGCCAGTTCGCTGTGCGGCTGGCCGGAACTGGAGAAGATCGGGAGCTTCTGCCCGCGGACGAGCGTGTTCATCCCGTCGATGGCGGAGACGCCCGTCTCGATGAACTCCTCGGGGTACTCCCGGGAGTAGGGGTTGATCGCCGCGCCGACGATGTCCTGTCGCTCCTCCGGAACGATCTCCGGGCCGTCGTCGATCGGCCGGCCGGAGCCGTCGAGCACCCGACCGAGCAGATCCTCGGTGACGGGCATCTTCATCGTCTCGCCCAAGAAGCGGACGGACGCGTCTCTGTCGATACCGCTCGTCCCCTCGAAGACCTGGATCGCGACCACGTCCTCCGAGGATTCGAGCACCTGCCCGCGCAGCGTCTCGCCCTGTGCCGTCTCGATCTCGACGATCTCGTCGTAACCGATCGCCTCGTCGACCTCGGCGTACACGAGGGGACCGCTGATCTCGGTGATGGTTTGGTACTCTTTCATATTAGTAGAGGCTCCGGAGTTCCTCGGCGATGTCCGCCTTGAGCTCCTCGATGTACTCCTCGTAGTCCTCTTGGACGCCAATCCGGTTAATTCGGGGGGCGGCCTCGGTGTCGACGATCTCCTCGACCGGGACGCCGGCGTCGAGCGCGTCGAACGCCTCGTCGTTGAACGCCTGGATCGTCGTCAGCATGAGGTACGTCTTCTCCGGCGGACAGAAGGTGTCGACCGGGTGGAACGCGTTCTGCTGGAGGTACGCCTCGCGCAGGTAGCGCGCGACCTCGAGGGTGAGCTGCTGGTCGTCGGGGAGAGCGTCCTTCCCGACGAGCTGAACGATCTCCTGTAGCTCCGTCTCCTCGTCGAGCACGTCGACCGCCCACTGGCGTCGCTCCGCCCAGTCGTCGGCGACCTTGTCTTCGAACCACGGGTCCAGCTGGTCTTTGTACAGCGAGTACGATTCGTTCCAGTTGATCGACGGGAAGTGGCGGCGCTCCGCTAAGTCCGCGTCGAGCGCCCAGAACGTCTTCACGATACGCAGCGTGTTCTGCGTGACCGGCTCCGAGAAGTCGCCGCCGGGCGGTGACACCGCGCCGATAGCCGAGACGGACCCCTCCGTCCCGTTGACGTTCTCGAAGTAGCCGGCCCGCTCGTAGAACTGCGCCAGACGGGCGGCGAGGTACGCGGGGTACCCCTCCTCGCCGGGCATCTCCTCCAGCCGGGAGGAGATCTCGCGCATCGCCTCCGCCCACCGCGAGGTGGAGTCGGCCATCAGCGCCACGTCGTACCCCATGTCGCGGTAGTACTCGGCGATCGTGATCCCCGTGTAGATACAGGACTCACGCGCCGCGACGGGCATGTTCGAGGTGTTCGCGATGAGCGAGGTGCGGGCCATCAGCGGGTTGCCGTTGGCCGGGTCCTCCAGCTCGGGGAAGTCCTCGATGACCTCGGTCATCTCGTTGCCGCGCTCGCCGCAGCCGACGTAGACGATGATGTCCGCGTCGGCGTACTTGGCGAGCTGGTGCTGGGTGACCGTCTTCCCGGAGCCGAACGGCCCCGGAATCGCGGCCGTCCCGCCCTTCGCGATGGGGAACAGGCCGTCGAGGATGCGCTGACCGGACACCAGCGGCGTCCGGGGCGTCTTCTTGTTCGCGGAGGGGCGCGCCTCGCGGACGGGCCACTCCTGGTGCATCGAGACGTCCGTCCCGTTGGCGAGCTCGGCCACCGTCTCGGTGACGTCGAACGAGCCCGACTCGACGGCGGTGACCTCGGTGGTCTCGCCCTCGTCGAGCGCGTCCGGCGGCACCATCACCTTGTGGTCGATGGTGACCGTCTCCTCGACGATGCCGACCACGTCGCCGCGGCCGACCTCGTCGCCGACCTCGACGGTGGGCTCGAACTCCCACTCCTTCTCGAGGTCGATACCGGGGGCGTCAACCCCGCGGTCGAGGTACGGACTGCCCATCTTGCCCTCCAGCACGTCCAAGGGGCGCTGAACGCCGTCGTAGATGGCGTCCAGCACGCCCGGACCCAGGTCGACCGACAGCGGCTCGCCCGTGTTCTCGACGGGTTCGCCGGGGCCGACGCCGGAGGTCTCCTCGTACACCTGAACGGTCGTGAGGTCGCCCTCGATCTCGATCACTTCCCCCATGAGCCCTTCGTCGCCGACGTAGACGACGTCGTTCATGCGGGCGTCGAGATCGCGGGCGGTCACGACCGGACCGCTCACGCTCTGAATGACGCCGTCGTCGGAGACGGCGTCGGTTGTGTCTGCTTTGCTCATGTTAGTCTTCGTCCTCCATCAGGTCGATGCCGATGGCGCGTTTGATCTGGTCGCGCAGCCCGCCGCTGCCGGCTCCGGAGCCGCCGAGCGTCACGAGGACCGGCTCGATGCTCCCCTCGACCGCCTCGCGGGTCCCCCGCGAGAGGTGGTCGAGGTCGTCGTCGTGCATCACGATGATGCCGACGCCCTCGTCGTCGAGCGTCCGCTCGACCGCGTCGTCGAGCTTCTCGTCTTTCTCGTCGTCCGGCACGTTCTCGAACGCCCGGACGCCGGCGAGACGGAACCCGGTCGTGAACTCCGGGCTGCCGACGACCGCTATCTCCTGGCTCATGTTATCACCAGCTCCGATTCGATCTCGTCGGGCGACAGCCCGGCCTCCTTCCCGCGGGCGATCGCCCGGATGTTCTCCGTCTCGCGCTCCTTCGCGAGGATGTACGAGATGATCGGGGTGACCGACACGGGGTGGATCGTGCCGAGCCGGTCGCCGTACGCCAACAGCGCGGCGTCGATCGCGTGTTCGAACGCGATGAGGCTGTCGGCCTCCTCTAGCTCGCGGAGCGCGGGACCGAGCTCGTCGCCGTACTGGCTGTCGCCGATGTACTCGACCAGCTCGTCGATGTTCTGCGCCAGCCGCGCGAGCGACGAGCGGGTGAACAGGTCACCGCCCTCGATGAAGTACGCCGCGGGGTCGATATCCGCGCCCGAACGGGCGAGCCGGAGCGCGTTCGTCGCGTTCCGGAAGTCGACCTCCGCCTTGAGGAACGCCTCGTACTGCCGGGTCGGCTCGTCGCCGCCAAGCCCGGAGAGGAGCCGCTCGTAGAACGCGCGGTCGACCGCGTTCTCTAAGGGCACCAGCACGCCCGTCTCCTCGAACTCGGCGTACGCCTCCCGCAGCGGCTCCCCGTAGATCGTGTCTTCGAGGACCTCGATCACGCCGTCGATCGAGTCCGCCTCAAGCAGCCGGCGGATCCGACGGTCGTCGAACTCGCCGGCGCGGATCAGGTCGACCTCGACGGCCGACTGCTCCGCGTCGGTGTAGACGCCGCGGATGACCGTCTTCACGTTCCACGCGTCGAACTTCCGGAGGTACCGGGCGATCAGGTCGTACAGCGACCCCTCGCTCCAGTCGAGGATGGCGTCGAACTGCTCGGCGAGGTTCCGATTCAACGCGTACTCGATCAGGTCCACGCCGCCGTGGCGGCTTCCGAGGGCGTTGATCTCCGCGCCGTAGCTCGACTCCTCCATGAACCGGGCGATCTCGGCCGGACCCATCCGAGTGAGCTTGCGGTACTCATCGTCCCCGAAGAGGCTGCCGCGGCGGGCACGAACCCGCGCGACGACGTACTCGGGGTTCGGGCTGCCGGCGGCGCTCATTGGTCGAACAGCCGGTCCGAGATGTTCTTCAACTCGTCGTCCCAGACGGACTCTAAGACCGAGTCGAACGTGTTGTTCACGCGAACGCGGGAGGTGTCGCTCTCGACGACGACGCCGCCGAGGCAGTCGACCTCGCCGTCGACCTCGGCGTTGCGGTCGGCGACGAGATCTTCGAGCAGCTCGACGTCCTCGGCGCGAGTGTAGACGGCGACATCCTCGTCGCCGTCGAACTCCGCCAGGCTCGCGTCGAGCAAGGCCTCGGTGAGCTCGCGGCGGTCGTCGCCGTCGAGCCCCTCGATGGCGGCCTCGACGTCGTCATGAACGTCTTCTAAGACGTCGCGACGAGCGCCGAGCCGCTCCTGTTTGGCCTCGAGCTTCGCCGAGGAGAGCGTCTGTTCGCGCTCCTGGTCGATCTGGTCGTCGACCTCGGCGAGCCGCTCCTCGCGGATGCGCTCCGCGTCGGTCTCGGCCTCGGCGACGATCTCGTCGGCCTCGGCCTCGGCCGCCTCGCGGATCTCCTCCGCACGCGCGCGGGCTTCGTCTCGAACGTCCTCAACGACGGTTTCCAAACTCATTGGTTGAAAAACGCTGGAGGATTAACCGACGATGAAGACGACGACGAGCGCCAGAATGACGATCGTCTCGGGGAGGACCGTCAGGATGAGCCCGTTGACGAACAGATCTTCGTCCTCGGCCATCGCGCCGACGGCAGCCGACCCGATGCCGCGCTCCGCGTAACCCGCCCCGAGTGCCGCAAGCCCGACGGCGAGGGCCGCCGCGGCGTTGGGGTCAGTCAGCGTTCCACCGGTCGACAGTACGAGGTTCCCGAGTTCGTTGGTAGCTTCAAACATTGGTAGTAGTTGCTGTTGCTCGTCTCCGAACGGTTGCTAATTGCCTCTACAGGAGTCATAAAGCTTCCCAAAACGACCGAACAGAATCCGGGAGAACAGTGGGGAAAGCGGCGGCTACTGCGGTCAGATACCCGACAACGTTGCCGGGTTCGTGCGGGCGGACCGCGGCGAGACCGACCAGCGGCCGGAGATCGCTCCGGCCGTCAGTCCTCGCGGGTGTACTTCCGGTCGCGTCCGAACGGCAGGTACTCGCGGCCGCCGCCCTCGTAGAAGTTCCCGAAGAACTCCACGTACTCGAGGCGGACCGCCTGAATGCCGGCAGACGTGACGCCGAGCAGGAGCACGACGATGTGACCGACGACCGCCACGACGATCCCGCCGAGGAGCGCGACGACGCCGACTGCGCCGATCGAGGCCGGGTCGAACGCGGTGGTGATCCCCGCGAAGACCAGCTCCTCGCTCGCCGTCTCCTGAACGTGGTGGAGGTGCTCGTTCGTGAAGATGAAGTGGAAGCTCCCCTCGCCGCCCTCGTCGATGTACGCACCGAACGCGAGCAGGTTGACCGCGAGCGCCATCCCGCCCTTCGCGAGCAGGACGGCCATGATCCGGGCGTACGAGATGACGTTGACGACCGGTGCGAGCGCTTCGGCGAGCTCCGGTGTCGCGCCGACCGCGAGCAGGCCGAGGCCGAGCAGGATCGCCGCGATGGCCGCGTACCCGACCACGCCCGGGACGGGGAACGTCTCGAACGACACGACCCCGAACGTCAGGACGCCGAACGCCTCGTAGAGGAAGTCCGGCTTCGGTCCGGGGAGCTGCTGGCTGAAGATCCAGATCCACGCGCCGTTGAGGATCAGCAGCCACGACCCGGCCTCGTACAGCGCGTGCTTCAGGTCGTGCTGCTGGTAGTGGCTCACGAACGAGAGGATGTGCCCGAGGTTCAGGTGGACGATCCCGAACAGCACGCTGGCGACGAGGAACGACAGCGCCCAGTTGAGGTCGGCGGGCGAGAGGCCCTTCCCCTCGACCGGCCAGTGAACGTCACCCGGCAGCAGCTGGTAGGCGTGGTACCCGAACACGTCGATACCGAAGTAGATCCCGAACAGTATCGTGAAGCCGCCGGCCCACATCGCGACGGAGCCGAGTTCGCGGAACGCGCCGTCGAACTTGGTGTACATGAAGGCCCCGATGGCGGCGTAGAGGACGCCGTATCCCACGTCGCCGATCATGAACCCGAACATCGCCGGGAACGTCAGGAACACCAGCAGCGTCGGGTCGAACTCCGAGTACTTCGGGCGACCGAACGCCTGAACGAGCAGTTCGAACGGTCCCGCAGCGCCGCCGTTGTCCTGAACGACCGGCGGGTCGTCCGTACCGTGCGCCGCGTGGCCGCCGTCGGTGGCGACCGCCTCTTCAGTCTCGGCGTCCGCGGTCGCGTCGGCCGACGCCGCGCCACCCGCGTCGTCGTCGACGGACTCGGTGTGGTGGTCGCCGTCGGGCGTGAACGAGGCGCGCTCCAGCTCCTCGACCTCGGCGTGGTCGCCGACCGCGTCGGCGACCGCCGCCTCGAAGTCGGGGTAGGTCTCGGTCGGAACCCATCCCTCGGCGACGAAGGCGTTCTCCGTCGTCGCAAAGGAGAGCGGCGCTTCCTTCTTCTCGGCCTCGATGGTGAGCTGCTCTTCGGCGCGCAGGAGGAAGCCGGCTGCCTCCGCTTTGACCGATTCCAGCTCGGTCTCGACCGCGTCGAGTTCGTCGCGGAGGTCTGCCTGTTCGGCCTCCAGCTCCGCGACGTACTCGTCCGGGCTGGCGTCCGCGTCCGGCACGTCGAGCAGCGCGATGTCGACGCCGACCAGCGCGTCCTGAACGACGCCCTCGGCGTCGGGGTCCGACGGCTTCGCGACGATGGCGAGCACGTCGCCGCCGACGAAGACGTCGAAGGCGTCTATCCCCTCGGCGTCTTCGAGCGCCGCCTCGACGGGACCGGGCTTGGCCTCGCCGACGACGACCTCGACGGAGTCGTAGCCGCGCAGGTACGCTAAGTCGATCCCCAGCTCGGCGAACGGCTCCATCCGATCGATCTCCTCTTGCCGGTCGCGGATCGCGTTCTGGAGCTCGTCGCGCTGGTCGTTGAGGTCGTTGACCCGCTCGCGGACGCGGTCGAGCTCGGTGACGAGTTCCTCGTCGTCAAGCGAACGCGCGACCTCGGCGTCGTCCTCGTCGACGTCGAGGATGCTTTCGAGCGACCGCACCGTCACGAGCCGCTCGTTCAGCGTCTCGGCTCCGTCGAGCGAAGTTCCCGGTTCGAACCCCTCGTACCGCTCGTCGTAGTCGGTGACGTGCAGGGAGTGGTGCGAGTACGCCGCCTCGATGACGTCGTCGATGACGCGCTTCGAGCCCGTCACCGACACCCGGCTCATCCGCTCAGGCCTGAGCATCCACCGCCTCCTCGGCCTGCTCGTGAACCGCCGCCTCGAACCGTTCGACGGCGTAGTCGACGGCCGATTCCACCCGGTCGCGGGCCTCGCGTTCGAGCTCGTCGCGGTCCGAACGCCCCGACTCGAGGATCTCCTCGCGCCGCTCTTCGATCTCCTCTCGGGCCGTTTCGAGCCGCTCTTCGGCCTCGGAGTCCGCCTCCTCCTCGGCCTCGGCGCGGATCTCGTCCGCGCGATCACGAGCCTCGGCGAGGCGCTCTTCGGCGTCCGATTCCGCGTCCGCAATGATCTCGTCCGCCTCCCGTTCGGCCTCCTTGATTGAGTTGAGCACCTCTGGTCTCGCCATGCTACTAATCGCCTGAAACTCTACAAGCGACGTATAAGGTGTTTGCGAAAGCCCGCGGGGTTTCGCGCGGATTCCGGGCCGATTCCGGGCGGATATCGGACCGAACTCGTCGGACGCGCCCGCCGAGTCCGGGCGTCGCCGCCTACATTTAAGTGCCAGTCGCCGGACCGTCACCGTATGGCAACGGTGTATGCGGTCGCGTCGGCGAAAGGTGGGGTCGGGAAGACCACCACGACCGCCGCGCTGGCGACGATCCTGGCGGAGTCGGGGGCCGACGTCATCGCGATCGACGCCGACCTCGGCATGGCGAACCTCGCGAGCGCCGTCGGGGTCACGCCCGGCGAGATCACCATCCACGACGTGCTCGCGGACGAGGCGGAGCCCGCCGCGGCGGTCCGCGAGGGACCGTCCGGGCTCCGGGTCGTTCCGGGCGCGACCGACCTCGACGCGTACGCGGCCGCGGACCCGTCGGGACTCCGCCGGGTGATCGAGGCGTTCGACGACGCCGAGTTCGTGTTCGTCGACGCCGGCGCGGGGCTGTCGCACGACTCCACGCTCCCGCTCGCGATCGCCGACGAGACGCTGCTCGTCTCGACGCCGGAGCGGAGCGCCCTCGGCGACACCGAGAAGACGCGACAGCTGACCGAGCGCCTCGGCGGGACGGTCGCCGGCGCTGCGATCACCCGCGTGACCGACGACACCGACGAGGTCGTCACCGCCTTACTCGACGCTCCCGTCCTCGGTCGGATCCCGGACGACGAGGCCGTGGCCCGGGCCGCGGCGGCGAACCGTTCCCTGTCGGCCGCTGCGCCCGACGCGCCGGCGACGCGGGCGTACCGCGACCTGGTCCGGGCGCTGACCGGCGTCGACGTCGCCGGAGCGGGACTCGACGAACCCGCGGCCGACGCGGCGAGCGAGGCGCGGGCCGGCGGCGAGGGAGGAAGCAGCGAGGGCGGTGGCGAGAGCCCGGACGAGGAGAGCGCGGCCGAACCGGACGCGACGGACGACGACGCGGACGACGACGGCCCGGTGACCGACGACGCGGTGATCGTCGACGACGGGCCGGAGACGGCGGTCGGTGACGACGCGGAGGAGTCCTCAGCGGAGGAAGACGAGACGCCGGCCCCCGACGATGACCAACCGGCGGACGACGACGACATCATCGTCGCGGACCCCGACGCGACCGGGGTGGCGGACACCAGCGACGGCGACGACATCATCGTCGCAAGCGAGGACGAAGCCGACGCTGAGACGGTGGGCGACGACGATGAGGCGGACACAGAGGTGGACGACGCCGAAACGGCCGACGCGGACGACGCCGAAACGGTCGACTCCGAGTCAGCCGAGGCTGAGATCGCGGACACCGATCACGACGGAGCCGACAGCGAGATCGCGGACGACGACGAGGCCGACGCCGAGAGCGTGACCGACGACCGCGGGACTGCCGGCGAGGAGGACGCCGCGGTCGACGCCAACACCGACATCGATGCCACCGCCGAGAGCGACGCCGAGACCGACGACGGCGACGACCCCGACGCGATCCCGGATGCGGACGAGACCGCGCGGGTGACGGCGACCGAGCGGACCGAGTCGGACGACGACATCGACGACGAACTGGCCGGCAGCATTCCGTTTCGCGACGACGATACCGGGACGATGAACACCGTGCTGTCGGAGGAGCCGGAAGACGGCGACGACGCCAGCGGCGAGAGCGCGGACGGCGAGACGGCCGAGGAGTCGTCTCCGGACGCCGGCGACGAGGAGGACAAGGGAGACGAGGGCGACGGGAAGGACGGCGGATTCTTCAGTCGGCTGCTCGGTCGGTGACGAGAGAAACGGGGAGAGAAACTGTCTCGGGGGACCGGGCTGCGATGCCGATCAGGCTTCTGACGGCGCGCGGGCGCGGTCGCGGATCAGCTCGCGGATCTCCTCCGGATCGGTGACGTCCGCGAGCTCCTCGCAGGAGACGAGAGCGGTGCCGTCGACCGACTCGCGCTTCTCGTCCTCCTCGGTGAAGTACACGGAGCGGGTCTGGGCCACCTCGCCGATGGAGGACATGATCCGGGCGCGCTTCTCGGCCGCGGCGGTGAACGCCGAGTGGCCGGTGAGCACGCGCGTCGCCGGGCTGTCCTCGTCCTCGGAGACCGCCTTGAACGGCGCACGCGCGGTCGGGTGGACGGTGAACCCGGCGCTCGTGAGCACGTGGAGGACGTGTTCGTCGTCGGGGTCGGCCGCGGGCGCGGACGGCGTCGGCTCCGCGTCGCGGACGTCGTCCGCGCCCTCCAGCACGTCGACCGGGCTGGAGAACGGCTGGTCGAACAGCTCCTCCAGCTGGATCGCCACTTCGATGGAGGCGTTCATCCCGTCCTCGTACTTCGAGACGGTGCGTCTGGAGACGCCGAGTTCGGTCGCGAGACGGCCGAGCGACCAGCCGCGCTCCTCGCGCTCGTCGGCCAGCAGGTCGCCGTCGAGGCTGACGTACAGTCCGCCGGGGGCGGCGTAGATGAGCGGCGGCATCCCCTCGACGAACAGGTCGTACGCGGTGTCGGGGTTGATCACCGGCACGCCGTGTCTGAAGTAGACGACGCCGGGTTTCAGCTCCTCGTCGCGGGTACGGACGCCGATCACCATCGGCGTCCCCCTGAGGTACTCGCCGAGCCGGCGCATCTCCGCGCCGGTCTCCGCGTCGAGCGCGTCGACGTTGCCGAGTATCTTCAAAAGGAGGAGGTCCTCGTCGCGCCGGGCCGCCACGTCGAAGCTCTTGGGCCGGACCGCACACCGGTCGCTGACGAGGAACCCCGCGTCCTCCAGCATCGCGGTGACGTTTCCGATGAGCGCAGTCCGGGACATAGCTAAAATAAGCGTCTCGGCGTATATATGCGTTGTGTCGTCCGCCTCCCGACGAAACCACCGCCCGCCTGCGATTTTCTCCGCTCGGGCCGGGAAACGGTTAAATACTCCGCGAGCGCCGAGAGCGATCTGGCGGGGGCGGGACGCGACTCGCCCGCCCTCGAAAGGGACTTGACCCGCCGTCGCGAACGTCGTTACATGCCGATCGTCGCCGTCGACGACACCGACTCCCGCGAGCGCGGGATGTGTACGACGTACGTGGCGACGCGGATCGCGGAACGGCTCGCGGACGCCGGCGGCCGGGTCCGGCGACGTCTCCTCGTCCGCCTGAATCCGGCCGTGAAACACAAGACTAGGGGGAACGCCGCGGTCGCGCTCCACGTCTCCGGCGTCGGCGCGGGACGGGCCGCCGAGGTCGCCGTCGAGACGGTCGCCGAGTTCGCCGCCGCGTCGGACCCGCGGACCTCGCCGGGCGTGGTCGTCGCCGACCGCGACGTCGAAGGCGACCCGTTCGACCCGACCGGCTCGCCGATCCCCGACGCGGTCGCCGCGTTCGCCCGGCGCGCGCTCCGCGAGCGGCTCTGCGTCGCGGAAGCGGTCGATCTGGCCGAGGAACACGGGTTCCGACACGCCGCGATCGGATCGGCGGGCGGCGCGGACGGGGGCGAGTCGGTCGCCGGTCGGGGGCGGATCGGCGCGCTGGCCGCGGTGGGCGCGCCGGCCGCGTTCGCCGACTGGACGGTCGAGCGGATCTCCTACCGCGAGCTCGACCGCTGCGGGACGCCCCGCGATGTCGACGTCGAGAGCGTCTTCGCCGCCGCCGAGGAGGGATATCCGGTGGTCTGGGACACCGTCGACCGGGAGGCGGGCGCTGCCGTCTGCGTCCCCAACGCCCCCGGCCCGATCCTCCACGGGATCCGGGGCGACGACGCCGACGCGTGCCGGGCGGTCGCGGCCGGAATCGGCGGCGAAGCGGTCGACCGCGCCGCGACGTTCCTGACGAATCAGGGGACCGACGCCCACCTCGCGCCGGGGCGGATCGGCGACCTGCGCGACGGCGCGGGCTACCGCGTCGCGGGCGTCGTCGCGGGCGCGCCGGAGACGAAACAGGGGGGGCACGTCCACGTCGCGGTCGCGAGCGACCGGACCGAGAGCGACTGGAGCGGGAACAACCGAGGAGGAGAAGGCGACGGGACCGACGCCGACCGCCTCCGCGCCGTCGCGTTCGCGCCCACCGGCCGGTTCCGCGACCGGGTCCGGGCGCTGCGCCCCGGCGACCGCGTCACCCTCTGTGGCGAACACGAGGTGCGGGCGGACGCGGACGGCCCGGAGCACACCCTGAAACTGGAGAAGTTCGCCGTGCGCGACCTCGTTCGGACCGCGCCAGCCGTGCCGACCTGTCCCGACTGCGGGCGCTCGATGTCCTCGGCTGGACGTGGTCAGGGGTACCGCTGTCGCGACTGCGGGACAAGCGCGTCGGGGAAGGTCGAGACGCCGATCGACCGCGACCTCGAACCGGGGTGGTACGAGGTGCCGCCGAGCGCGCGCCGCCACGTCGCGAAGCCGCTCGTCCGCGGGGGGTTCGACGCGCCGACCCACCCGGAGCGATGAAGTGATCCGGGTGAGAGCGGGCGGACGTGACCGGAATCGTCTTCCACGCGACGGAGCGACGCGACGCGGTCGTCGAGTTCTACCGCGACCGACTGGACGCGACCGTGCGGCTCGAACAGCCGGACTGTACGATACTCGAGTTCGACGGCTTCCTGTTCGGGTTCTGCGAGCGCGCGGCGGCCGACGACTGCGGCATCCTCACCTTCGTCTACCCGGACAGGGAGAGCGTTGACGCCGCCCGGGATCGACTCGGCGACGCGGTCGTGGAGGAGCCGCGAGAGAACGAGACGTACGACATCTACCAGTGTTTCGCCGAGGATCCAGAGGGCCGGACAGTCGAGTGTCAGGCGTTCCTCGACGACGACGTCGACATCGAGTAGGCGGCGGTCGGCGAGCCGGAGGGGTCGTGCCCGCTCACTCGTCGAGGTCGTGGGCGTCGCGCCACGCGGCCGCCCGCTCCGCGGCCGCCTCGCCGTCGTCGAACCGCTCCCGCTCGTAGGTCGACTCGTCTGCCGCCTGCTCCATCACGTCGAGGCGGACGACGAAGCCGCCGGCCGCGCGCTCGCGTAGCCTGACCGTCGCGTAGCCGTCCGATCGCTCCCACTCGGTGACCGTGCCGTCGTCGCGCTCCAGCGACCAGCTCATACCCGGCCGGACGCGCCCCGCGGCTAAAGCGGTGGGGTTCCGCAGTCGGGCCGGTTGGTCGCGGTTCCGTTGATCGCCCGCGCTCGGGTCAGTCGCCCGCGCTCGGCGAGCGGTCCGTTCCCGGCGTCTCCGCCGCCTCCGGCGTGCCGGCGTACCCGCACACCGGACAGACGACGTAGCCCAGCGAGTCGTAGGGGACCGACGTCGAGGGGGCGGTCACGTCGCAGTCGGGGCAGTCGAACGTCGCCGCGTCCTCTGTCGACATGCTACCGCATAGCGACCGATCGCCCGTAGTTATGCGCCGCTTGCTGCCCCGTCAACGCCGCCCTACTTATATACCGAGACCGAACTCCGTCGCGTGACCGACGACGCACACGCGAGCGGGGCGGACGCGGGGGAGCCGACCGGACCGCACGAGCGACGACGCGAGCGAACCGCGCGGCGGCTCGACGCGGCCGACGCCGCGGGGCTGATAGCGTTCCCGAGTCGGAACCTCGAATATCTCACCGGGTTCGCCGAGGAGCCGGGCGAGCGACACTTCTTCCTCGTGATTCCGGCCGCGAGCGCCGTAGATTCGGACCCGGCGCTGCTCGTGCCGGCGCTGTACGAGACGCAGGTTAGGGAGGCGACGAGCGTCGGAGAGATCCGGACGTGGAGCGACGGCGACGACCCGGTCGCGGCGACCCGCGACCTGCTCGCTGACCGGGAGCTCGACGGGGGCCGGCTCCTCGTCGACGACACGATGTGGGCGCGGTTCTCGCAGGACCTCCGCGCGGCCGCCCCCGACGCGACGTGGGGGCTGGCGAGCGAGGCCCTCGCGGACCTCCGGGTCAGGAA belongs to Halorubrum sp. DM2 and includes:
- the ahaH gene encoding ATP synthase archaeal subunit H, whose protein sequence is MARPEVLNSIKEAEREADEIIADAESDAEERLAEARDRADEIRAEAEEEADSEAEERLETAREEIEERREEILESGRSDRDELEREARDRVESAVDYAVERFEAAVHEQAEEAVDAQA
- a CDS encoding V-type ATP synthase subunit I, which codes for MSRVSVTGSKRVIDDVIEAAYSHHSLHVTDYDERYEGFEPGTSLDGAETLNERLVTVRSLESILDVDEDDAEVARSLDDEELVTELDRVRERVNDLNDQRDELQNAIRDRQEEIDRMEPFAELGIDLAYLRGYDSVEVVVGEAKPGPVEAALEDAEGIDAFDVFVGGDVLAIVAKPSDPDAEGVVQDALVGVDIALLDVPDADASPDEYVAELEAEQADLRDELDAVETELESVKAEAAGFLLRAEEQLTIEAEKKEAPLSFATTENAFVAEGWVPTETYPDFEAAVADAVGDHAEVEELERASFTPDGDHHTESVDDDAGGAASADATADAETEEAVATDGGHAAHGTDDPPVVQDNGGAAGPFELLVQAFGRPKYSEFDPTLLVFLTFPAMFGFMIGDVGYGVLYAAIGAFMYTKFDGAFRELGSVAMWAGGFTILFGIYFGIDVFGYHAYQLLPGDVHWPVEGKGLSPADLNWALSFLVASVLFGIVHLNLGHILSFVSHYQQHDLKHALYEAGSWLLILNGAWIWIFSQQLPGPKPDFLYEAFGVLTFGVVSFETFPVPGVVGYAAIAAILLGLGLLAVGATPELAEALAPVVNVISYARIMAVLLAKGGMALAVNLLAFGAYIDEGGEGSFHFIFTNEHLHHVQETASEELVFAGITTAFDPASIGAVGVVALLGGIVVAVVGHIVVLLLGVTSAGIQAVRLEYVEFFGNFYEGGGREYLPFGRDRKYTRED
- a CDS encoding transcriptional regulator; this translates as MSRTALIGNVTAMLEDAGFLVSDRCAVRPKSFDVAARRDEDLLLLKILGNVDALDAETGAEMRRLGEYLRGTPMVIGVRTRDEELKPGVVYFRHGVPVINPDTAYDLFVEGMPPLIYAAPGGLYVSLDGDLLADEREERGWSLGRLATELGVSRRTVSKYEDGMNASIEVAIQLEELFDQPFSSPVDVLEGADDVRDAEPTPSAPAADPDDEHVLHVLTSAGFTVHPTARAPFKAVSEDEDSPATRVLTGHSAFTAAAEKRARIMSSIGEVAQTRSVYFTEEDEKRESVDGTALVSCEELADVTDPEEIRELIRDRARAPSEA
- a CDS encoding P-loop NTPase — protein: MATVYAVASAKGGVGKTTTTAALATILAESGADVIAIDADLGMANLASAVGVTPGEITIHDVLADEAEPAAAVREGPSGLRVVPGATDLDAYAAADPSGLRRVIEAFDDAEFVFVDAGAGLSHDSTLPLAIADETLLVSTPERSALGDTEKTRQLTERLGGTVAGAAITRVTDDTDEVVTALLDAPVLGRIPDDEAVARAAAANRSLSAAAPDAPATRAYRDLVRALTGVDVAGAGLDEPAADAASEARAGGEGGSSEGGGESPDEESAAEPDATDDDADDDGPVTDDAVIVDDGPETAVGDDAEESSAEEDETPAPDDDQPADDDDIIVADPDATGVADTSDGDDIIVASEDEADAETVGDDDEADTEVDDAETADADDAETVDSESAEAEIADTDHDGADSEIADDDEADAESVTDDRGTAGEEDAAVDANTDIDATAESDAETDDGDDPDAIPDADETARVTATERTESDDDIDDELAGSIPFRDDDTGTMNTVLSEEPEDGDDASGESADGETAEESSPDAGDEEDKGDEGDGKDGGFFSRLLGR